GGCTCATCCGGGCCAAGGGAATAAACCGGGTAACCATTCTCTCGCCATTCCGTCAGCAGCTGTTGCTGCGTGGCGGACGGCACTTCTCCACACCAGACCAGCAGGGTCTGACCGTCGAAAAACTCGGGCTTAAGCTGCGCCAGCGAGTGCGCCAGGACATCCACGCGCCAGCCCTTCTGGGTCGCAATCCACGCTTCCAGCCACAGGCGGGTGGTATCGTGCACGTTCCAGCCGACCACCAGCGCATCTTTTCCGGCTTTGTTCTTCGCTGAGGCAAGGCAGACGGCAATATAGTTGATCAGCACCCCGTCGAGCATGCTGAGCAGCGCCTGCAGGGTGGACTGCTGGCATTGCAGACGTCGACGGAGCGGAATGAAAAGATGGGAGATCAGCGTCTGTGCCGGATAGTCGCGGCCCTGCTCTTTTATCCATGCGCGCAGGCGCTGAAGATTCCCCGCCTGCAGAAGCCGCAGCAGGGTTTCCTGTTGTTCGCGCCAGAGGTGTTGCGTGTCCGGGTCATCATGGCTCAGCAGGGACTTCACTTTGCCGACCTGCACTCCGTTGTCGATCCAGCTTTTAATTTCGCGGATGCGGTCGATATCGGCCTCATTGAAAAGGCGATGCCCACCGTCGGTCCTCTGCGGTTTAAGCAATCCATACCGTCGCTGCCACGCCCGTAGGGTAACGGGATTGATATCACAAAGGAGTGCCACTTCACCTATCGTGTAAAGCGCCATATTCGCCCCCTGGCTTACGCGTTCCCAGCTTAACTGTAGACCCACTTTGGCGAACCAGGAAGGATTGATTGATTTTTGAACAAACAATGCGAAGCATGCGCGATATTCAGAAAAAGGTGTGATAACGGACACGATTTTGCGCTTTTTTGGGATGCTTCAAAGAAAGTAAACCCGCATCAGTGTATGTTACGCGTTTTTAGCGTGTGCGGTTTTGAGTATGTACGAGTTTAATCTGGTGCTGCTGTTGCTTCAGCAGATGTGCGTGTTTCTTGTCATTGCCTGGCTGATGAGCAAAACGCGCCTGTTTATCCCGCTGATGCAGGTTACCGTACGTCTGCCGCACAAGCTGCTCTGCTACGTTACCTTCTCTATTTTCTGCATTATGGGGACCTATTTTGGCCTCCATATCGAAGACTCTATTGCCAACACGCGCGCTATCGGCGCGGTGATGGGCGGGCTGCTGGGCGGTCCCGTCGTCGGTGGCCTTGTTGGCTTAACCGGGGGGCTGCATCGCTATTCCATGGGCGGAATGACGGCGCTCAGCTGTATGATCTCAACGATCGTGGAAGGGCTGCTCGGCGGCCTGGTGCACAGCTACATGATCAAACGCGGCCGCCCGGATAAAGTCTTTAGCCCGCTTACCGCCGGTGCCATTACCTTTGTGGCCGAAGTGGCGCAGATGGCGATCATTCTGCTCATTGCCCGTCCGTTTGAAGATGCGCTGCACCTGGTCAGCAGTATTGCCGCTCCGATGATGGTCACCAACACCGTGGGTGCGGCGCTGTTTATGCGCATTCTGCTCGACAAGCGCGCCATGTTTGAGAAGTACACCTCGGCGTTTTCCGCCACGGCGCTGAAGGTCGCCGCCTCGACCGAAGGGATCCTGCGCCAGGGGTTTAACGAAGAGAACAGCATGAAGGTCGCGCAGGTGCTCTACAAGGAGCTGGATATCGGCGCGGTGGCCATAACCGATCGCGAGCGGCTGCTGGCCTTTACCGGCACCGGGGACGATCACCATCTGCCGGGTAAACCGATCTCCTCAGCCTATACGCTGCGCGCCATTGAAACCGGTGAGGTGGTTTATGCCGACGGTAACGAAGTGCCTTACCGCTGTTCGCTGCATCCGCAGTGCAAGCTGGGCTCCACGCTGGTGATTCCGCTGCGCGGGGAAAATCAGCGGGTGATGGGGACTATCAAGCTGTATGAGGCCAAAAACCGTCTGTTCAGCTCCATCAACCGAACGCTGGGGGAGGGGATAGCCCAGCTGCTGTCCGCGCAAATCCTCGCCGGGCAGTATGAGCGGCAGAAAGCCCTGCTGACGCAGTCTGAAATTAAGCTGCTGCATGCCCAGGTCAACCCGCATTTCCTGTTTAATGCCCTCAACACGCTCAAAGCGGTGATCCGCCGCGACAGCGATCAGGCCGCGCAGCTGGTGCAGTTTCTGTCGACCTTTTTCCGTAAGAACCTGAAACGGCCGTCTGAGATCGTGACCCTCGCCGATGAGATTGAGCACGTGAATGCCTATCTGCAGATCGAGCAGGCGCGTTTCCAGTCGCGCCTGCAGGTGTCGCTCTCCGTTCCGGACGAGCTGGCGTATCAGCATCTCCCGGCCTTTACCCTGCAGCCTATTGTCGAAAACGCCATTAAACACGGCACGTCACAGCTTCTGGGAACGGGGGAGATAACCATTGCCGCCAGCCGTTTCAACCACCATCTGGTGCTGGATATTGAAGATAATGCCGGCCTTTATCAGCCTTCCGCCTCCGGCGGTTTAGGGATGAGCCTGGTGGATAAACGCCTGCGCGCCCATTTTGGCGACGACTGCGGCATTACCGTCGCCTGTGAGCCAGACCGATTTACCCGTATTACCGTACGACTGCCGCTGGAGGAAAACGCATGTTAAGAGTGCTGATCGTGGATGACGAGCCGCTGGCACGAGAAAACCTGCGCGTTCTGCTGCAGGAGCAGCCTGATATTGAGATTGTGGGGGAGTGCGCGAACGCCATTGAGGCCATCGGCGCGGTGCACAAGCTGCGCCCGGACGTGCTGTTCCTCGATATTCAGATGCCCCGCATCAGCGGGCTGGAGATGGTCGGCATGCTCGACCCGGCGCATCGCCCCTATATCGTGTTTCTGACGGCGTTCGACGAATATGCCGTTAAGGCCTTTGAGGAGCACGCGTTTGACTATTTGCTCAAGCCGATCGAAGAGAAGCGTCTGGAAAAAACGCTCACCCGTTTACGCCAGGAGCGAACCGTACAGGACGTCACGCTGCTGCCGGAAAACCAGCAGCCGCTGAAGTTTATCCCCTGCACCGGGCACAGCCGAATTTATCTTCTGCAGATGGATGATGTGGCGTTTGTCAGCAGCCGCCTGAGCGGGGTGTTTGTCACCAGCGCCGAAGGGAACGAAGGGTTTACCGAGCTGACCCTGCGCACGCTGGAGAGCCGCACGCCGCTGATCCGCTGCCATCGCCAGTATCTGGTGAACATGGCGCACCTGAAGGAGATCCGCCTGGAAGATAACGGCCAGGCCGAGCTGGTGCTGCGTGCCGGGCAAACGGTACCCGTCAGCCGTCGCTATCTCAAGAGTTTGAAAGAGGCGATTGGCCTGTAAAACTGATACACTGCGCGCCATTGCATCATCGACATTCGAAGGCTCTATGCTAAGTAACGATATTCTTCGTAGCCTGCGCTACACCCTGAAAGCAAACAACAACGACATGGTGCGCATTCTTGCGCTGTCGGACATGGAATCCACGTCTGCCGGTTTCGATACCTGGATGACCAAAGAAGATGAAGAGGGCTTTGTTCGCTGCCCGGACATCATTCTGTCGGGTTTCCTGAATGGCCTGATTTACGACAAACGTGGCAAGGATCCGGCCGCGCCGGAGCTGGCGCTGGAGCGTCGCGTGAACAACAATACGGTGCTGAAAAAGCTGCGCATCGCGTTCTCGCTGAAAACGGACGATATCGTGGCGATCATGACGGAGCAAAAATACCGCGTATCCGTGCCGGAAGTGACCGCCATGATGCGCGCGCCGGATCATAAAAACTACCGCGAGTGCGGCGATCAGTTTCTGCGTAATTTCCTGCGCGGGCTGACCCACCGGGTGCATCACCCGAAGGCGTGATTTAGCCGGGTGGCGGCTTCGCCTTACCCGGTCTCCAAAACCCGTAGGGCCGTGCAAGCGTAGCGCCGCCGGACAAAAAAAAGCCGGAGATTATCTCCGGCTTTTTTGTTATTTCACCTGCTGGCCAGGCTTCGCGCCTTCATCAGGGCTTAACAGGAAGATATCTTTCCCGCCAGGGCCTGCGGCCATCACCATCCCTTCAGAGATGCCGAAGCGCATTTTGCGCGGCGCCAGGTTCGCCACCATCACGGTCTGACGACCGATCAGCACCTGCGGGTCCGGGTAGGCTGAACGGATGCCGGAGAAGACGTTACGCTTCTCGCCGCCCAGATCCAGCGTCAGGCGCAGCAGCTTGTCAGAACCTTCCACGAATTCCGCGTTTTCGATCAGCGCCACGCGCAGGTCGACTTTGGCGAAATCGTCAAAGGTAATGGTCTCCTGAATCGGATCGTCTGCCAGCGGGCCGGTCACCGGTGCCGCAGCCGCTTTAACCTCTTCTTTAGACGCTTCAACCAGGGCTTCAACCTGCTTCATCTCGATGCGGTTGTACAGCGCTTTGAAGGTGTTCACCTTGTGGCCGAGCAGCGGCTGCGCCATGGCATCCCAGGTCAGTTCGGTGTTCAGGAACGCTTCAGCGCGGGCTGCCAGCTGCGGCAGAACCGGCTTCAGGTACGTCATCAGCACGCGGAACAGGTTGATGCCCATGGAGCAGATGGCCTGCAGATCGGCATCACGACCTTCCTGTTTCGCGACAACCCACGGTGCCTGTTCGTCCACATAGCGGTTTGCCAGGTCGGCCAGGGCCATGATTTCGCGCACGGCTTTACCGAACTCGCGCGCTTCCCACGCGTCGCCAATGGTGGCTGCCGCGTCGGTAAAGATTTTGTACAGGGCAGGATCAGCCAGTTCAGCCGCCATCACGCCGTCAAAACGTTTGGCAATAAAGCCCGCGTTACGGGAGGCCAGGTTCACCACCTTGTTGACGATGTCCGCGTTCACGCGCTGCACGAAATCTTCCAGGTTCAGGTCGATATCGTCGATGCGGGAAGAGAGCTTCGCGGTGTAGTAGTAGCGCAGGCTGTCCGCGTCGAAGTGGTTCAGCCAGGTGCTGGCCTTAATGAACGTCCCGCGAGACTTGGACATCTTCGCGCCGTTCACCGTCACGTAGCCGTGTACGAAAAGGTTGGTTGGCTTGCGGAAGTTGCTGCCTTCCAGCATCGCCGGCCAGAACAGGCTGTGGAAATAAACGATGTCTTTACCGATAAAGTGATACAGCTCTGCCGTGGAATCTTTCTTCCAGTATTCGTCGAAGCTGACGGTGTCGCCACGCTTGTCGCACAGGTTCTTGAAGGAGCCCATGTAGCCGATTGGCGCGTCCAGCCAGACGTAGAAGTATTTGCCCGGCGCGTTCGGGATTTCAAAGCCGAAGTACGGCGCATCGCGGGAGATATCCCACTGCTGCAGGCCGGATTCGAACCACTCCTGCATTTTGTTCGCCACCTGCTCCTGCAGCGCGCCGCTGCGGGTCCACGCCTGCAGCATTTCGCTGAAGGACGGCAGGTCGAAGAAGAAGTGCTCGGAGTCACGCATCACAGGCGTGGCACCGGATACCACGGATTTCGGCTCGATAAGCTCGGTCGGGCTGTAGGTCGCGCCGCACACTTCGCAGTTATCGCCGTACTGGTCCGGGGATTTACATTTCGGACAGGTGCCTTTGACGAAACGGTCCGGCAGGAACATGCCTTTTTCCGGATCGTACAGCTGAGAGATAGTGCGGTTTTTGATAAAACCGTTCTCTTTCAGACGGGTGTAGATCAGCTCCGACAGCTCGCGGTTTTCGTCGCTGTGCGTGGAGTGATAGTTGTCATAGCTGATGTCAAAGCCAGCAAAATCAGTCTGATGCTCCTGACTCATTTCGGCAATCATCTGCTCCGGGGAGATCCCCAGCTGCTGCGCTTTCAGCATGATCGGCGTGCCGTGAGCATCGTCCGCACAGATGAAGTTAACCTCGTGGCCGCGCATTCGCTGGTAACGGACCCAGACATCAGCCTGGATATGCTCCAGCATGTGGCCGAGGTGGATTGAGCCGTTGGCGTACGGCAGTGCGCACGTTACCAGAATTTTCTTCGCGACTTGAGTCATAGTAGGCATTACTTCTTTTAACTGTGAAAAGGGTTTTTGATGTTACCCGAAAGGTAATAACTACGCCAAGTGATAAGGGCATTAATCCATAAATGAATAATTGTTACCTCTGGGGTAAACTTGGTAATTACACGTCTTTTTTCAGAACAACTACAAAGGAGTCGGGATGAGTTCTCAATCCCAGGCCAAATCACCGGAAGCCTTACGAGCAATGGTCGCCGGGACGCTGGCTAACTTTCAGCATCCAACCCTGAAGCACAATCTCACTACGCTGAAAGCGTTACACCACGTTGCCTGGCTGGACGATACCCTGCACATTGAGCTGCAGATGCCGTTCGTCTGGACCAGCGCCTTTGACGCGCTGAAAGAGCAGACCAGCTCTGAGCTGCTGCGTATTACCGGTGCGAAGGCGATCGACTGGAAGCTGAGCCACAGCATCGCCACGCTGAAGCGCGTGAAAAACCAGCCTGGCGTGAACGGCGTGAAAAATATCATTGCCGTCAGCTCGGGCAAGGGCGGGGTAGGGAAATCTTCTACCGCCGTTAACCTGGCGCTCGCGCTGGCAGCGGAAGGGGCAAAGGTCGGCATTCTGGATGCGGATATCTACGGTCCGTCTATTCCTAACATGCTGGGCGCGGAAAACCAGCGCCCCACCTCGCCGGACGGGACCCACATGGCGCCAATTATGGCGCACGGTCTGGCGACCAACTCCATCGGTTACCTGGTGACTGACGATAACGCCATGGTCTGGCGCGGCCCGATGGCCAGCAAAGCGCTGCTGCAGATGCTGCAGGAGACGATGTGGCCTGATCTGGATTATCTGGTGCTGGACATGCCGCCGGGCACCGGTGACATTCAGCTGACGCTGGCGCAGAACATTCCGGTCACGGGGGCGGTCGTCGTGACTACGCCGCAGGATATCGCGCTGATCGACGCCAAAAAAGGCATCGTGATGTTCGAGAAGGTGGAAGTGCCGGTGCTCGGTATCGTCGAGAACATGAGCGTGCACATCTGCAGCAACTGCGGTCACCACGAACCTATCTTCGGTACGGGTGGTGCAGAAAAACTGGCCGCGAAGTATCACACCCAGCTGCTGGGGCAGATGCCGCTGCACATTACCCTGCGTGAAGATCTGGACAGCGGAAAGCCCACGGTTGTCAGCCGTCCGGACAGCGAATTTGCGGAAATGTATCGCCAGCTGGCGGGACGCGTTGCGGCGCAGCTCTACTGGCAGGGCGAAATCATCCCGGGGGAAATCGCGTTCCGCGCGGTGTAATTCCTCAGCTCCTAATTGCCGGGTGGCGCTTCGCTTACCCGGCCTACAAATGGCACCATCACGTAGGTCGGGTAAGGCGAAGCCGCCACCCGACTTTAACTCAACCGATAGTGCATCAAATAATACTCTCCGTCCGGAGAATTACCCGTCGCCTCTATGTGCCAGCCGTGTCGCTGGTAAAACGCAATAGCCCGCGCATTCTTCACCAGGCACTTAAGTGAACCCGTACTGGTAAACGTCTTCTGTACGTGTTCAAGCAACTCATGCCCGACGCCCAGGCTCTGATACTGCGGATCGACAAACAGGTTGTGCAGGAAATTATCGTTCGTCCAGACGGAGGCAAAACCCAGGCGATGACCGTTCTGAACAGCAACCCAAATCACTTCGTCGCAGGTTGCCGCGTCAAAGTCTTCAAGCTGCCAGTCCGCGCTGTCCAGCCATGGCCAGGCTTCACGCCGGGCGTGGAGGTAGAGCGTGCGCAGGAAAGGGCGGTCGCTTTCCTGCCAGGGGCGAATCAGAATTGCGTTAGCGGTGATAGAAAATATCTCCATTGTAGGCTTTGTAGATCTTGCCATCAGCATCGCCGATCAGTACGTAGTTCTCACCCATGTAGGTCCAGTGGGTTCCGGCATCCGGAGCCGGCAGGTTACGCAGCTGGTACTGTTTGATGGTGTACTCCGGCGTTTGATACTGCGCCGGCGCCGTGTCGCCAATCTTGAATTTCGTAAAGTCAGCGATGAACTCTTGTTCTTCATAGGCCTTGATGCCCGATGGCGCAGCGGCCGTTTGCGGGGCTGCGAATGCAGATCCCGCCAGAGACAGTAATACACCCAGAAGCAGCAATTTACGCTTAGCCATTTTTTCTCCAGTGATATCGTTACAGATACTTTTCGTCTGCAGGTCGTGCAAAGCGGAGCAGACAGTCCATTTTAAGTATCAACGCAGGGTATGTTTGAGAAAAAATGTAACAAAAGTGGACGGTTTTGTGTAGTCAAACTGGATGATGTTCATCATTGTGGTGAATAATGCCTGTGCTTTATATTTTTAATATTTATTATTTCGATACTCGAACCTGAAAATAACTTTTTACGTCAAAATTGGACTGTAATACGAATGCTTTCCCACTGAAGGACATTTAATATTGCCTTCGGGCGAAGCGCACTTACTACCTTTTTTACAAGATCAATCGTTTTTTTTAGAGGCCAGTTGGCTTGCGCTTTATCATGCCGAAATTACATGCCGAAGTTGAATAAATAATTAAATTTCATGAACTTATGTTGAGTTCATTTGCAAGCTTTACGATAAGCGCAACGTTAAAAAGAAATAGTTATATAAATGAAAAGTACAACTGCATTTTCGCTGTTATTTCTCACCATTAGTCAGTTAACGGGATGTGTATTTTCCCCCGGACAGAACTTGAGCGTGTACGGGAAAAAAGTCAATACGGCGGAAGATGTTAATTATCAGCTTGATAAGCACGTGGAAATTTTTCCACTAACGCCGGGGTTGATTGAAAAGCTGCGTCCAACCGTATCGAAATCTCAGGCAAATCCTAATCTGGATGAGCAGATCAAAAACTGGGAATACCGTATTGGCACAGGCGACATCCTGACGGTCACCGTCTGGGATCACCCTGAATTAACAACGCCCGCGGGACAATATCGTAGTGCGAGCGATGCCGGCAACTGGGTCAACGCCGATGGTACGCTCTTTTATCCCTACGTCGGTAAGTTGCGGGTGGCGGGAAAAACGGTTTCACAGGTACGTGAAGAGATTACATCTCGACTGGATAAAGTCATTGAGAGCCCGCAGGTGGACGTCAGCGTTGCCGCCTTCCGTTCCCAAAAAGCCTATGTCACCGGAGAGGTCGAAAAATCAGGCCAGCAACCCATAACCAATATTCCGCTGACGGTGATGGATGCGGTTAACGCCGCTGGCGGTCTTTCTGCGGATGCCGACTGGCGTAACGTCGTGCTGACGCATGATGGCAAGGACTCCCGCCTTTCGCTCTATGCACTGATGCAGCATGGCGATTTGATGCAAAATAAGCTGCTTTATTCAGGCGATATCCTGTTTATTCCCCGAAACGACGCGCTGAAAGTGTTCGTGATGGGCGAGGTGGTTAAACAGAGCACGCTTAAGATGGATCGTAGCGGCATGACGCTGGCCGAAGCCCTGGGCAATGCCGGTGGGCTTAACCAAAATATGGCTGATGCAACCGGCATTTTTGTTATCAGGCAGGTAACGGAAAAAGGCGACACGGGCAAAATTGCCAACATCTATCAACTCAATGCGGAAGATGCCTCAGCCATGGTGCTGGGTACGGAATTCCAGCTGGAACCGTATGACATTGTCTACGTCACCACGGCACCGTTATCACGCTGGAATCGCGTGATCTCCCAGCTGGTGCCTACCATCAGCGGCGTCCATGACCTGACCGAAACCGTTCGTTACATCAGATCGTGGCCGCAGTAATGTTCCAGTCAATCTTAGTGGTCTGCACCGGCAATATTTGCCGTTCACCGATTGGTGAGCGGCTGTTGCGACAGCAATTACCCGGCAAGCAGGTGAACTCGGCAGGTATTTTGGGGCTTGAGGGGCATCCGGCGGATGCGGCTGCGCAGGCTGTGGCCCGGCGTCATGGCGTTTCGCTGGAGGGGCATATTGCCCGCAAGGTGACGCGTAACCTGTTGCAACAAGCCGATTTGATCCTGGTGATGGGGCCGGAACACCTCCGTTTCATTGCCACAATGGCCCCGGAGAACCGGGGAAAATCGCTGCTCTTTGGACAATGGCTGGACATCAGGGACATTCCCGACCCTTACAACAAAAGTCGTGAAGCCTATGAATATGTTTTCGAGCAATTGGGAAAAGCCAGTCAGGAATGGGCTCGTCGTTTGAGTCAATAAGGAATGATGCCGTTATGTCGTCTTCTAAATCAGAGAAATATAAGGCTGCGACACCGCAGAATAATGAGATCGATCTTCTTCAGTTGCTTGCTGAGATGTTTGATCACCGGGTGACGATCGCGTGTGTCACGCTCCTGCTCACGGTATGTGCGGGGATATATGCGTTCAGCGCCACGCCAGTTTATCAGGCTGATGCCCTGATACAGGTTGAAGCGAAGCAGAATAACTCACTGCTCAAGAACCTGACTCCGTTCGGGCCCGATCTCTCACCTGACGTCGCGCCGGAACTTTTACTCCTTAAATCACGGATGATCCTGGGGGAGACCGTCGATCAGTTAGGGTTGACGTACAACGTCAGGCGGCGTCTGTTCCCGGTCATCGGGTCTTTATGGGAACACGTGCGGGGACGTAAATCCGATAAAATAACGATTGGCACGCTGACTATTCCTCTTCTGGAAGGTAAGCCACAAACGCTTTTACTCACCGTACAGGAGCAAGGGCGGTATCGTCTTGAGGGAAAAATGCTTGTAGCAGACGGCGTTGTGGGAAAAACGCTTGTTAAAGACGGCATATCGATTCTGGTGACATCGCTCAGCGCGGAACCTGGCACCCAGTTTACCCTCGAAACCGTCACAAGGCTTGACGCGATCAACGCTATTCAGAAGAGACTTACGGTTGTGGAGTCGGCTAAACAGAGCGGTATGATCGCATTAACGTTAACGGGTGAAGACTCCGGCAAGATCGCCATGGTGCTTAATACCATTGCTGAAAATTTTCTCAGTCAGAATATTGCGCGCCAGGAAGCGAAAGATTCCCGCAGCCTCACGTTCTTACAGGATCAATTACCTAAGATCAGCCGGGAACTGGATGAAGCCGAAGCGCGACTGAATGCCTACAGAGAGCAACGCGATTCTGTCGACTTATCTCTGGAGGCGAAGTCAGTCCTCGATCAGGTAGTTAACGTGGAAAACCAGCTTAACGAGCTGACGTTCCGCGAAGCAGAGGTTTCCCAGCTTTTCAAAAAGGACCATCCCACCTACCGTGCTTTGCGGGAGAAGAAACAAACACTTGAGCGAGAGCGCGCGCGCCTGAATAACCGCGTCTCATCCATGCCTTCCACGCAGCAGGAAATCTTACGCCTGAGTCGTGACGTTGAATCCGGGCGTACCATATACCTGCAGTTACTGACGCGTCAGCAAGAGTTGAGTATCTCGCGCTCCAGCGCTATCGGGAACGTGCGGATCATTGACCCGGCCGTGACGCAGCCAGATCCAATCAAACCGCGCAAAGCGTTCATTATTGTACTGGGTATGCTGATGGGGTTGATGCTCTCTGCCGGCATGGTTTTAATGCGCTCAGCCTTTAATCGGGGCATTACCTCGTCTGAACAACTGGAAGTGCAGGGGATACCGCTTCTGGCGACGCTTCCGCGCTCGGTATGGCTCTGGAAAAAAACGCACCTGCGCAGGAAAACCCTGTTTGCTTCCCGATGGAAGCACAGGACGTCGAATGTTCCTTTTTTGCCCGTTGACCGCCCGGCAGATATGTTTGTCGAGGCGGTGCGCGGCCTGCGCACCAGTCTGCATTTTACCATGATGGATGCCACAAACCGGATCGTCGTGGTGTCTGGCCCCACGCAGGACTGCGGAAAGACCCTGGTCAGTACTTCACTGGCGTCGATTGCCGCTCAGGCCGGACAGCGAGTGCTGTTTATTGATGCGGATATGCGCAAGGGATATGTCCACAATGTTTTCAAACTGCGCAATCATCGGGGATTATCCTGCGTGCTCGGAGGAACCGTTGAGTGGCAGGAAGCAATTCAACGCGTTGAGAAAGGCGGTTTTGATGTATTGACCTGCGGACCCCAACCTTCACATCCCGTTGAGCTGCTCATGAGTGAACGCTTCCAGGCCGTAATGTCGCAGATAGACAAACTGTATGACATCGTGATTGTCGACACTCCACCCGTGCTTGCCGTAACGGATGCCTTGCTGATAGCCAGAGCAGCGGCTACCACGCTTCTGGTCGCCCGCTTTGGTAAAACCAGCGTCAAGGAGATCGAGAACTGCCTGAAACGTCTGCAGCAGATGGGTGTGCAGGTGAATGGCGCGATCCTCAATGATATCGTGAAATCGGCTGCGCTCTATTACAACTCGGGATATAGCCATTACGACTACGGTTATACCCAGGAATAAACCTGACGCGACATTTCTTTACAGCGTGATGGCGTATTGCCCGTTAAGATGACCTTCGTTAAAACATGAGGTCACAATGGATAACCGCAAAAACAGTCGACTGCGCCGCTGGGTGCGGGAAGGGATCATATTCGTTCTGCTGACGCTGGCCGTAGTGTGGGGTGTTGATCGGTACCGAAAACCGACACTCCCCGCCAGTTTTAGTGCAACACCGATGCAGAGCATCGACGGCAATATTCACGATATCGCGGCGCTGAGCCAGGAACGCCCGCTGCTGATTTACGTCTGGGCCACCTGGTGCAGTATATGCCGTTACACGACGCCTTCGGTCAATAAACTGGCGAAAGAGGGGGGCAACGTCGTAAGCATTGCCATGCGTTCCGGCGATAACGCAAAGCTTGCGCGCTGGGTTGAAAAGAAACAGCTGAAAATGCCGGTGATTAACGATGAAAACGGTGCGTTGTCGCAGCAGTGGCAGGTGAGCGTCACGCCGACGCTGGTCATTGTGTCGAAGGGTCATGTGGTCAGTACCACGACGGGCTGGACGAGTTACTGGGGATTAAAATTAAGGATGTGGTGGGTAGGCGTATAAAAATAACCCCTCTCCCGGCGGAAGAGGGGTGCTGTATTACTTAGCCAGAACTTCCTGCGCGGTGCGCTCCACCAGAGACAGCAGGATTTTAATATCTTCCAGCGTCACGGTTGGGTTCAGCAGCGTCAGCTTCAGGCAGGTGACGCCGTTGTGCTCGGTCACACCAACGTTCGCACGGCCGGATTCCAGCAGCGCATCACCAATTTTCTGGTTCAGCAGGGCGATGCCCGCGTCATCCATCTGAACCTGTCCGCGGAAGCGGAACAGAACGCTTGCCAGCTGTGGCTGCATAACCAGTTCCAGAGCAGGCTGCTCTTTCACGTAGGCCGCAACCTGCTGCGCCAGGGTCACGCCGTGATCGATGATCGCCGCGTATTGCTCCTGCCCCAGCGCTTCCAGGCTCATCCACAGCTTCAGCGCGTCAAAACGACGGGTGGTCTGCAGAGATTTTGACACCAGGTTAGGCACGCCGGCTTCTTCGTCGAACTCGGAGTTCAGGTAGGCCGCCTGATAGCGCATCAGCTCATAGTGACGCGCTTCTTTCAGCAGGAACGCGCCGCAGCTGATGGTCTGGAAGAACTGCTTGTGGAAGTCCAGAGTGACGGAATCCACCAGCTCGATGCCGTCCAGGTAGTGACGATA
This region of Enterobacter asburiae genomic DNA includes:
- the metG gene encoding methionine--tRNA ligase, which encodes MTQVAKKILVTCALPYANGSIHLGHMLEHIQADVWVRYQRMRGHEVNFICADDAHGTPIMLKAQQLGISPEQMIAEMSQEHQTDFAGFDISYDNYHSTHSDENRELSELIYTRLKENGFIKNRTISQLYDPEKGMFLPDRFVKGTCPKCKSPDQYGDNCEVCGATYSPTELIEPKSVVSGATPVMRDSEHFFFDLPSFSEMLQAWTRSGALQEQVANKMQEWFESGLQQWDISRDAPYFGFEIPNAPGKYFYVWLDAPIGYMGSFKNLCDKRGDTVSFDEYWKKDSTAELYHFIGKDIVYFHSLFWPAMLEGSNFRKPTNLFVHGYVTVNGAKMSKSRGTFIKASTWLNHFDADSLRYYYTAKLSSRIDDIDLNLEDFVQRVNADIVNKVVNLASRNAGFIAKRFDGVMAAELADPALYKIFTDAAATIGDAWEAREFGKAVREIMALADLANRYVDEQAPWVVAKQEGRDADLQAICSMGINLFRVLMTYLKPVLPQLAARAEAFLNTELTWDAMAQPLLGHKVNTFKALYNRIEMKQVEALVEASKEEVKAAAAPVTGPLADDPIQETITFDDFAKVDLRVALIENAEFVEGSDKLLRLTLDLGGEKRNVFSGIRSAYPDPQVLIGRQTVMVANLAPRKMRFGISEGMVMAAGPGGKDIFLLSPDEGAKPGQQVK
- a CDS encoding DUF1456 family protein, giving the protein MLSNDILRSLRYTLKANNNDMVRILALSDMESTSAGFDTWMTKEDEEGFVRCPDIILSGFLNGLIYDKRGKDPAAPELALERRVNNNTVLKKLRIAFSLKTDDIVAIMTEQKYRVSVPEVTAMMRAPDHKNYRECGDQFLRNFLRGLTHRVHHPKA
- the mlrA gene encoding HTH-type transcriptional regulator MlrA; this encodes MALYTIGEVALLCDINPVTLRAWQRRYGLLKPQRTDGGHRLFNEADIDRIREIKSWIDNGVQVGKVKSLLSHDDPDTQHLWREQQETLLRLLQAGNLQRLRAWIKEQGRDYPAQTLISHLFIPLRRRLQCQQSTLQALLSMLDGVLINYIAVCLASAKNKAGKDALVVGWNVHDTTRLWLEAWIATQKGWRVDVLAHSLAQLKPEFFDGQTLLVWCGEVPSATQQQLLTEWRENGYPVYSLGPDEP
- the btsR gene encoding two-component system response regulator BtsR — its product is MLRVLIVDDEPLARENLRVLLQEQPDIEIVGECANAIEAIGAVHKLRPDVLFLDIQMPRISGLEMVGMLDPAHRPYIVFLTAFDEYAVKAFEEHAFDYLLKPIEEKRLEKTLTRLRQERTVQDVTLLPENQQPLKFIPCTGHSRIYLLQMDDVAFVSSRLSGVFVTSAEGNEGFTELTLRTLESRTPLIRCHRQYLVNMAHLKEIRLEDNGQAELVLRAGQTVPVSRRYLKSLKEAIGL
- a CDS encoding sensor histidine kinase, with protein sequence MYEFNLVLLLLQQMCVFLVIAWLMSKTRLFIPLMQVTVRLPHKLLCYVTFSIFCIMGTYFGLHIEDSIANTRAIGAVMGGLLGGPVVGGLVGLTGGLHRYSMGGMTALSCMISTIVEGLLGGLVHSYMIKRGRPDKVFSPLTAGAITFVAEVAQMAIILLIARPFEDALHLVSSIAAPMMVTNTVGAALFMRILLDKRAMFEKYTSAFSATALKVAASTEGILRQGFNEENSMKVAQVLYKELDIGAVAITDRERLLAFTGTGDDHHLPGKPISSAYTLRAIETGEVVYADGNEVPYRCSLHPQCKLGSTLVIPLRGENQRVMGTIKLYEAKNRLFSSINRTLGEGIAQLLSAQILAGQYERQKALLTQSEIKLLHAQVNPHFLFNALNTLKAVIRRDSDQAAQLVQFLSTFFRKNLKRPSEIVTLADEIEHVNAYLQIEQARFQSRLQVSLSVPDELAYQHLPAFTLQPIVENAIKHGTSQLLGTGEITIAASRFNHHLVLDIEDNAGLYQPSASGGLGMSLVDKRLRAHFGDDCGITVACEPDRFTRITVRLPLEENAC